Proteins encoded in a region of the Falco rusticolus isolate bFalRus1 chromosome 10, bFalRus1.pri, whole genome shotgun sequence genome:
- the LRRC56 gene encoding leucine-rich repeat-containing protein 56 isoform X3 — protein sequence MTESYLSMNTFPPGNWDLGTTLSHLCVLWMACCGLSDLDGISSCSSLKELYIAYNDISDLSQLTWLDHLEVLDLEENNIEDINQMQYLGLCRKLSRLTVEGNLICLKPNAESAEDPDYNYRAEVKNLIPHLEYLDEVPASQTALLPAKKIHKDWLIIKESIKKGGLAGDLSWLDSCLGAVARQSGCRPRPPTTSRPGTRLWSANAGRCGNAHLLHSGCPLPAPTVPDELLAEDASSDLTHGLSQVICGNPTKALRARRQKLGPPAPLKLCGLRTENIYGSGGGRDLHQEDVFSDLRVQSEQHKRCLQTGQQEEATQALKAALGDEEEGDDCSLPDSCEDELRETCDEDLIERISLDSSCHSSLSQSSSGSSQGQEGAVFSNPNHRLIPSPPKSPSPASLMGLAARPWKMRNHRVRCLKIPSQEEDKQWTQRGQARAHQETPSQPLDKALALLSQHSLPAASGSQGQCQPAGNAGRQRPISGPAAAGSTSIRPIVDKRNCGSPGEINCHALAVCSSPTASGGFGLMNTVRPLTASAVLQSLPDRATASATSQNKSPRS from the exons gGATCTTGGAACCACGTTGTCCCATCTCTGTGTCCTGTGGATGGCTTGCTGTGGGCTCTCTGATTTAGATGGGATCTCTTCCTGCAGCTCTCTAAAG GAACTCTACATAGCCTATAACGATATCTCTGACCTGAGCCAGCTGACCTGGCTGGATCACCTTGAGGTTTTGGACCTGGAAGAGAACAATATTGAGGACATCAACCAGATGCAGTACCTAGGACTGTGTCGCAAGCTGAGCCGCCTGACAGTGGAGGGCAACCTTATTTGTCTGAAGCCAAATGCAGAATCAGCAGAG GACCCAGATTATAATTACAGAGCTGAAGTAAAAAACCTCATTCCCCACTTGGAGTATTTGGACGAAGTACCAGCAAGCCAGACTGCTCTCCTTCCTGCCAAGAAGATACATAAGGACTGGCTAATCATCAAGGAATCCATCAAGAAAGGTGGTTTAGCTGGAGACTTGTCATGGTTAG ATTCGTGTCTCGGGGCAGTAGCAAGGCAGTCTGGCTGCAGACCAAGACCCCCGACAACTTCCAGACCTGGAACCAGGCTATGGTCTGCTAATGCGGGGAGATGTGGCAATGCCCACCTCTTGCACAGTGGCTGTCCTCTTCCAGCTCCCACCGTTCCTGATGAGCTGCTCGCAGAAGATGCCTCCAGTGATTTGACACATG GACTCAGTCAAGTTATATGCGGGAACCCCACCAAGGCCCTTCGTGCCAGGAGGCAAAAGCTAGGT CCACCTGCACCTTTGAAACTGTGCGGTCTgaggacagaaaacatttacggctctggaggaggaagagatcTGCACCAGGAAGATGTGTTCTCTGACCTGAGAGTACAGAGTGAGCAGCACAAGCG GTGCCTGCAAACAGGTCAGCAAGAAGAAGCCACCCAAGCACTGAAGGCAGCTCTTGGTGATGAGGAAGAGGGTGACGACTGCAGCCTGCCCGACAGCTGTGAAGATGAGTTGAGGGAGACCTGTGATGAGGACCTCATTGAAAGGATTTCACTTGATTCTTCTTGCCACTCCTCTCTGTCCCAATCTTCCTCAG GTTCGTCACAGGGTCAGGAAGGTGCAGTGTTCTCCAACCCAAACCACCGTCTAATTCCGTCCCCTCCAAAAAGCCCTTCACCTGCATCCCTAATGGGTCTTGCAGCAAGACCCTGGAAAATGAGGAACCACAGGGTAAGATGCCTAAAAATACCCAGCCAAGAGGAGGACAAGCAGTGGACACAGCGAGGCCAGGCAAGGGCTCACCAAGAAACCCCATCCCAGCCTCTGGACAAGGCTCTTGCTCTCCTGAGCCAGCACAGCTTGCCAGCTGCTTCTGGATCCCAAGGGCAGTGCCAGCCTGCTGGGAACGCTGGCCGGCAAAGGCCTATTTCAggaccagcagctgctggatcAACAAGCATCAG gccAATCGTGGACAAGAGGAATTGTGGATCTCCTGGAGAGATCAACTGCCACGCGCTGGCTGTCTGCTCATCCCCAACAGCCTCGGGGGGGTTTGGGCTGATGAACACCGTGCGGCCCCTGACTGCCAGCGCCGTGCTGCAGTCCCTGCCAGACAGAGCCACTGCCTCAGCAACGTCTCAGAACAAAAGTCCCCGCTCTTAG
- the LRRC56 gene encoding leucine-rich repeat-containing protein 56 isoform X2: MRVDTRENSLGNFGAYLPNLRELKLNNSLLVSVRDLGTTLSHLCVLWMACCGLSDLDGISSCSSLKELYIAYNDISDLSQLTWLDHLEVLDLEENNIEDINQMQYLGLCRKLSRLTVEGNLICLKPNAESAEDPDYNYRAEVKNLIPHLEYLDEVPASQTALLPAKKIHKDWLIIKESIKKGGLAGDLSWLDSCLGAVARQSGCRPRPPTTSRPGTRLWSANAGRCGNAHLLHSGCPLPAPTVPDELLAEDASSDLTHGLSQVICGNPTKALRARRQKLGPPAPLKLCGLRTENIYGSGGGRDLHQEDVFSDLRVQSEQHKRCLQTGQQEEATQALKAALGDEEEGDDCSLPDSCEDELRETCDEDLIERISLDSSCHSSLSQSSSGSSQGQEGAVFSNPNHRLIPSPPKSPSPASLMGLAARPWKMRNHRVRCLKIPSQEEDKQWTQRGQARAHQETPSQPLDKALALLSQHSLPAASGSQGQCQPAGNAGRQRPISGPAAAGSTSIRPIVDKRNCGSPGEINCHALAVCSSPTASGGFGLMNTVRPLTASAVLQSLPDRATASATSQNKSPRS, translated from the exons gGATCTTGGAACCACGTTGTCCCATCTCTGTGTCCTGTGGATGGCTTGCTGTGGGCTCTCTGATTTAGATGGGATCTCTTCCTGCAGCTCTCTAAAG GAACTCTACATAGCCTATAACGATATCTCTGACCTGAGCCAGCTGACCTGGCTGGATCACCTTGAGGTTTTGGACCTGGAAGAGAACAATATTGAGGACATCAACCAGATGCAGTACCTAGGACTGTGTCGCAAGCTGAGCCGCCTGACAGTGGAGGGCAACCTTATTTGTCTGAAGCCAAATGCAGAATCAGCAGAG GACCCAGATTATAATTACAGAGCTGAAGTAAAAAACCTCATTCCCCACTTGGAGTATTTGGACGAAGTACCAGCAAGCCAGACTGCTCTCCTTCCTGCCAAGAAGATACATAAGGACTGGCTAATCATCAAGGAATCCATCAAGAAAGGTGGTTTAGCTGGAGACTTGTCATGGTTAG ATTCGTGTCTCGGGGCAGTAGCAAGGCAGTCTGGCTGCAGACCAAGACCCCCGACAACTTCCAGACCTGGAACCAGGCTATGGTCTGCTAATGCGGGGAGATGTGGCAATGCCCACCTCTTGCACAGTGGCTGTCCTCTTCCAGCTCCCACCGTTCCTGATGAGCTGCTCGCAGAAGATGCCTCCAGTGATTTGACACATG GACTCAGTCAAGTTATATGCGGGAACCCCACCAAGGCCCTTCGTGCCAGGAGGCAAAAGCTAGGT CCACCTGCACCTTTGAAACTGTGCGGTCTgaggacagaaaacatttacggctctggaggaggaagagatcTGCACCAGGAAGATGTGTTCTCTGACCTGAGAGTACAGAGTGAGCAGCACAAGCG GTGCCTGCAAACAGGTCAGCAAGAAGAAGCCACCCAAGCACTGAAGGCAGCTCTTGGTGATGAGGAAGAGGGTGACGACTGCAGCCTGCCCGACAGCTGTGAAGATGAGTTGAGGGAGACCTGTGATGAGGACCTCATTGAAAGGATTTCACTTGATTCTTCTTGCCACTCCTCTCTGTCCCAATCTTCCTCAG GTTCGTCACAGGGTCAGGAAGGTGCAGTGTTCTCCAACCCAAACCACCGTCTAATTCCGTCCCCTCCAAAAAGCCCTTCACCTGCATCCCTAATGGGTCTTGCAGCAAGACCCTGGAAAATGAGGAACCACAGGGTAAGATGCCTAAAAATACCCAGCCAAGAGGAGGACAAGCAGTGGACACAGCGAGGCCAGGCAAGGGCTCACCAAGAAACCCCATCCCAGCCTCTGGACAAGGCTCTTGCTCTCCTGAGCCAGCACAGCTTGCCAGCTGCTTCTGGATCCCAAGGGCAGTGCCAGCCTGCTGGGAACGCTGGCCGGCAAAGGCCTATTTCAggaccagcagctgctggatcAACAAGCATCAG gccAATCGTGGACAAGAGGAATTGTGGATCTCCTGGAGAGATCAACTGCCACGCGCTGGCTGTCTGCTCATCCCCAACAGCCTCGGGGGGGTTTGGGCTGATGAACACCGTGCGGCCCCTGACTGCCAGCGCCGTGCTGCAGTCCCTGCCAGACAGAGCCACTGCCTCAGCAACGTCTCAGAACAAAAGTCCCCGCTCTTAG